A stretch of the Comamonas testosteroni TK102 genome encodes the following:
- a CDS encoding bifunctional 3-phosphoshikimate 1-carboxyvinyltransferase/cytidylate kinase has product MFTTEFLDLPALDSANGTVSLPGSKSISNRVLLLAALSQGTTTIHDLLDSDDTRVMLAGLKQLGCSISPDVVTPGRAIEVTGIGGQLPAGTAATLFLGNAGTAMRPLTAALSVLGGDFEMTGVPRMYERPIGDLVDALRQLGCKIDYLKDEGFPPLKIGQPDFSQLGTDSIKVRGDVSSQFLTSLLMALPLLANVPGAQRDISIEVVGELISRPYIHITLELLARFGIAVKNDRWQRFVIPAGSHYQSPGAIHVEADASSASYFIALGAIATGTTDDADADNAPQPKSIRILGVGQDSIQGDIRFIEAAQAMGARTESGPNWLQVSRGSWPLKAIDLDCNHIPDAAMTLGTMALYADGVTTLRNIASWRVKETDRIAAMAIELRKLGASVEEGADYIRITPPAGKAAWKAASIHTYDDHRVAMCFSLAAFNPAKLPVRIEDPKCVAKTFPDYFEALFSVSEAEREHVPVICIDGPTASGKGTIAAEVARALGYQLLDSGALYRITGLAASRAGMTLDESNEETIAEMALDMPVRFDAQQRVWLGDEDISLAIRSEEAGMNASRVSALPAVRTALVDLQLSFQALPGLVADGRDMGTVIFPHAPLKVYLSASAQCRAERRYKQLISKGISANMSTLLADLEARDARDMNRATAPLKPAEDSLQLDSSEMTIEEVVAQVLSWWQERQPFGRS; this is encoded by the coding sequence ATGTTCACCACCGAATTTCTGGATCTGCCCGCACTGGACTCCGCCAATGGCACCGTCAGCCTGCCCGGCTCCAAGAGCATCTCCAATCGCGTGCTGCTGCTGGCCGCGCTGAGCCAGGGCACCACCACCATTCACGACCTGCTGGATTCGGATGACACCCGCGTCATGCTGGCCGGACTCAAGCAACTGGGCTGCAGCATCAGCCCGGACGTCGTCACCCCCGGCCGGGCCATTGAGGTCACAGGCATCGGCGGTCAGCTGCCGGCCGGCACTGCGGCCACGCTATTCCTGGGCAATGCCGGTACGGCCATGCGCCCGCTGACTGCGGCGCTGTCGGTGCTGGGAGGCGACTTCGAGATGACCGGCGTGCCGCGGATGTACGAACGCCCGATCGGCGACCTGGTCGACGCGCTGCGCCAGCTGGGCTGCAAGATCGACTATCTGAAGGACGAAGGCTTTCCGCCCCTGAAGATCGGCCAGCCCGACTTCAGCCAGCTGGGCACCGACTCCATCAAGGTGCGCGGCGATGTCTCCAGCCAGTTCCTGACCTCGCTGCTGATGGCCCTGCCCCTGCTGGCCAATGTCCCCGGGGCACAGCGCGACATCTCCATCGAGGTGGTGGGCGAGCTGATCTCCAGGCCCTATATCCACATCACGCTGGAGCTGCTGGCGCGCTTCGGCATTGCCGTGAAGAACGACCGCTGGCAGCGCTTCGTGATCCCCGCTGGCAGCCACTACCAGTCGCCCGGCGCCATCCATGTGGAGGCCGACGCCTCGTCGGCCAGCTACTTCATCGCGCTGGGCGCGATTGCCACCGGCACCACCGATGACGCCGATGCCGACAACGCGCCGCAACCCAAGAGCATCCGCATTCTGGGTGTAGGCCAGGACTCAATCCAGGGCGATATCCGCTTCATCGAGGCCGCCCAGGCCATGGGCGCCCGGACCGAAAGCGGCCCCAACTGGCTGCAGGTCAGCCGTGGCAGCTGGCCTCTGAAAGCCATCGACCTCGATTGCAACCATATTCCCGACGCGGCCATGACGCTGGGCACCATGGCGCTGTATGCCGACGGCGTGACCACGCTGCGCAACATCGCCAGCTGGCGCGTCAAGGAAACCGACCGCATTGCCGCCATGGCGATCGAGCTGCGCAAGCTCGGCGCCTCGGTAGAAGAAGGTGCGGACTACATCCGCATCACTCCCCCGGCCGGCAAGGCCGCCTGGAAAGCAGCCAGCATCCACACCTATGACGACCACCGCGTCGCCATGTGCTTCTCTCTGGCGGCCTTCAACCCGGCCAAGCTGCCCGTGCGCATCGAAGACCCCAAATGCGTGGCCAAGACCTTTCCCGACTATTTCGAGGCACTGTTCTCCGTCAGCGAAGCTGAGCGCGAGCATGTTCCCGTGATCTGCATCGACGGGCCCACGGCCTCCGGCAAGGGCACGATTGCCGCAGAAGTCGCCAGGGCCCTGGGCTACCAGCTGCTGGACTCCGGCGCGCTGTATCGCATCACCGGCCTGGCCGCATCGCGTGCCGGCATGACGCTTGACGAATCGAACGAGGAAACCATTGCCGAAATGGCGCTGGACATGCCCGTGCGCTTCGATGCGCAGCAGCGTGTATGGCTCGGCGACGAGGACATCAGCCTGGCCATTCGCAGCGAAGAAGCCGGCATGAACGCCTCGCGCGTCTCGGCCCTGCCCGCCGTGCGCACCGCGCTGGTGGATCTGCAGCTGTCCTTCCAGGCTCTGCCGGGACTGGTGGCCGACGGCCGCGACATGGGTACGGTCATCTTCCCCCACGCCCCGCTCAAGGTCTATTTGTCGGCATCTGCCCAGTGCCGCGCGGAGCGCCGATATAAACAGTTGATTTCCAAAGGAATTTCAGCTAATATGTCCACCCTTTTGGCAGACCTTGAGGCAAGAGACGCGCGCGACATGAATCGCGCCACCGCTCCGCTCAAGCCCGCCGAGGATTCTTTGCAGCTCGACAGCTCCGAAATGACCATTGAAGAAGTGGTTGCCCAGGTGCTGTCGTGGTGGCAGGAACGCCAGCCGTTTGGCCGCTCTTGA
- a CDS encoding prephenate dehydrogenase encodes MAAQELQPFEQLGLIGCGLMGGSFALALKKAGLVRRVVGYSKSPSTTERARQMGVIDVEAPSALLAAAGADLVLLAVPVAATEATLKSIKHLVTPQMMIMDVGSTKVDVVQAARSALRDQIGSFVPAHPITGKEVAGVEHADVKLYQGAQVVLTPTERTLTAHLAKAQALWQALGCKVTAMSPEAHDSALATVSHLPHLLAFAMMQSVLNQPGADDMLALAGPGFRDFTRIGAGDPKLWRDVLLANRDQVLTQSRQFRQALEQLEGLMQANDGQGLQDRLTLASAARAEWTMGGKRGS; translated from the coding sequence ATGGCAGCTCAGGAATTGCAGCCGTTCGAGCAGCTCGGCTTGATCGGCTGCGGATTGATGGGCGGCTCCTTCGCTCTGGCACTCAAGAAGGCCGGCCTGGTCAGGCGCGTGGTGGGCTACAGCAAATCGCCCTCGACCACCGAACGCGCCCGCCAGATGGGCGTGATCGACGTGGAGGCACCTTCCGCCCTGCTGGCGGCTGCCGGCGCCGATCTGGTGCTGCTGGCCGTGCCCGTGGCGGCCACCGAGGCCACACTCAAGTCCATCAAGCATCTGGTCACACCCCAGATGATGATCATGGACGTAGGATCCACCAAGGTCGATGTGGTGCAGGCCGCACGTTCGGCGCTGCGCGACCAGATCGGCAGCTTTGTGCCCGCCCACCCCATCACCGGCAAGGAAGTGGCCGGCGTGGAACACGCCGATGTCAAGCTCTACCAAGGCGCCCAGGTCGTGCTGACCCCGACGGAGCGCACGCTGACTGCGCATCTGGCCAAGGCCCAGGCGCTGTGGCAGGCCCTCGGATGCAAGGTCACAGCCATGTCGCCCGAGGCCCATGACAGCGCACTCGCCACCGTCAGCCACCTGCCCCATCTGCTGGCATTTGCCATGATGCAAAGCGTACTGAACCAACCCGGTGCCGACGATATGCTGGCGCTGGCCGGGCCCGGCTTTCGCGATTTCACGCGCATCGGTGCAGGCGACCCCAAGCTCTGGCGCGATGTGCTGCTGGCCAACCGCGATCAGGTGCTGACCCAGTCGCGCCAGTTCCGCCAGGCGCTGGAGCAGCTCGAAGGGCTGATGCAGGCCAACGACGGCCAGGGCCTGCAGGATCGCCTGACCCTGGCCAGCGCCGCGCGCGCCGAATGGACCATGGGCGGCAAGCGAGGCTCTTAA
- the pheA gene encoding prephenate dehydratase gives MSQEPQASPELLSLRNQIDSLDRQLLELVNQRAHVAEQVGELKKKEGSAFFRPDRVAQVIEKIKSNNPGPLKGAHVAAIWREIMSACLALESPQRVAVLGPAGTFCEEAAIQYFGGAADLMYCNSFEEVFHATAAGSAQYGVVGVENSNEGVVTRSLDMFLHTPCHVVGEVSMLIRHNLMRTSNTLDGIEVVAAHPQALAQCQGWLSKHLPHAERRPVESNAEGARLAALHPNWAGIAGERAAQQFGLHIVSHAIQDDAYNRTRFAVICLPHTLATAAPSGSDCTSLVVSVPNTAGAVHDLLVPLKRHGVSMTRFESRPARTGQWEYYFYIDIEGHPAQANVAAALQELQGLCAFYKVLGTYPVSK, from the coding sequence ATGAGCCAAGAACCCCAAGCCAGCCCCGAGCTGTTGTCGCTGCGCAACCAGATCGACTCCCTGGACCGCCAGTTGCTGGAGCTGGTCAACCAGCGCGCCCATGTGGCCGAGCAGGTGGGCGAGCTCAAGAAGAAGGAAGGCTCGGCCTTCTTCCGCCCGGACCGCGTGGCCCAGGTGATCGAGAAGATCAAGTCCAACAACCCCGGCCCGCTCAAGGGCGCGCATGTGGCCGCCATCTGGCGCGAGATCATGTCGGCCTGCCTGGCGCTGGAATCCCCCCAGCGCGTGGCCGTGCTCGGCCCTGCCGGCACCTTCTGCGAGGAAGCGGCGATCCAGTACTTCGGCGGCGCGGCCGACCTGATGTACTGCAACAGCTTCGAGGAAGTCTTTCATGCCACGGCCGCCGGCAGCGCCCAGTACGGCGTGGTGGGCGTGGAGAACTCCAACGAGGGCGTGGTCACGCGCTCGCTGGACATGTTCCTGCACACGCCCTGCCATGTGGTGGGCGAGGTCAGCATGCTGATCCGCCACAACCTGATGCGCACCAGCAATACGCTGGACGGCATCGAAGTCGTAGCCGCCCACCCCCAGGCTCTGGCCCAGTGCCAGGGCTGGCTGTCCAAGCATCTGCCCCATGCCGAACGTCGCCCAGTGGAGAGCAATGCCGAAGGCGCGCGCCTGGCGGCCCTGCACCCCAACTGGGCCGGCATTGCCGGCGAACGTGCCGCCCAGCAGTTCGGCCTGCACATCGTCAGCCACGCGATCCAGGACGATGCCTACAACCGCACGCGTTTCGCCGTCATCTGCCTGCCGCACACCCTGGCCACGGCCGCGCCCAGCGGCAGCGACTGCACCAGCCTGGTGGTCTCGGTGCCCAACACCGCCGGCGCCGTGCATGACCTGCTGGTGCCGCTGAAGAGGCATGGCGTCTCGATGACGCGCTTCGAGTCGCGTCCGGCCCGCACCGGCCAATGGGAGTATTACTTCTACATCGACATCGAAGGCCACCCGGCCCAGGCCAATGTGGCCGCCGCCCTGCAGGAGCTGCAGGGCCTGTGCGCGTTCTACAAGGTACTGGGCACCTACCCGGTGAGCAAGTGA
- the serC gene encoding 3-phosphoserine/phosphohydroxythreonine transaminase gives MNRPFNFSAGPAAIPEEVLQTAAAEMLDWHGSGMGVMEMSHRGKEFISIYEAAEADLRELLAVPAHFKILFMQGGGIAENAIVPMNLSRAGVVDFVVTGSWSQKSAKEAAKYASDANVAATAKDSNYTTIPAASSWNLSRGASYVHICSNETIHGVEFHELPDLQALGSDAPLVIDFSSHVASRSIDWSRVGLAFGGAQKNIGPAGLTIVIVREDLLGHALPVCPSAFDYKTVADNGSMYNTPPTWGIYMAGLTFQWLKRQTEGSLSGVAAMEARNIAKAKLFYDYVDQSSFYVNKVAANCRSRMNIPFFLHDESRNDAFLAGAKQAGLLQLKGHKSVGGMRASIYNAMPIEGVQALVDYMRDFEQRQA, from the coding sequence ATGAACCGCCCTTTTAACTTCTCCGCAGGCCCCGCCGCCATCCCTGAAGAAGTGCTGCAAACCGCAGCCGCCGAAATGCTGGACTGGCACGGCTCCGGCATGGGGGTGATGGAAATGAGCCACCGCGGCAAGGAATTCATCAGCATCTACGAAGCCGCCGAAGCCGATCTGCGCGAGCTGCTGGCCGTGCCCGCCCACTTCAAGATCCTGTTCATGCAAGGCGGCGGCATTGCCGAAAACGCCATCGTGCCCATGAATCTGTCGCGCGCCGGCGTGGTGGACTTTGTGGTGACCGGCAGCTGGAGTCAGAAGTCGGCCAAGGAAGCCGCCAAGTACGCCAGCGATGCCAATGTGGCCGCCACCGCCAAGGACAGCAACTACACCACGATTCCCGCCGCCAGCAGCTGGAATCTGAGCCGCGGCGCCAGCTACGTGCACATCTGCAGCAACGAGACCATTCACGGCGTGGAGTTCCACGAGCTGCCCGACCTCCAGGCCCTGGGCTCGGATGCGCCCCTGGTCATCGACTTCTCCTCGCATGTGGCCTCGCGCTCCATCGACTGGAGCCGCGTGGGCCTGGCCTTTGGCGGCGCGCAGAAGAACATCGGCCCCGCAGGCCTGACCATCGTCATCGTGCGCGAAGACCTGCTCGGCCATGCCCTGCCCGTCTGCCCCTCGGCGTTTGATTACAAAACCGTGGCCGACAACGGCAGCATGTACAACACGCCTCCCACCTGGGGCATCTACATGGCCGGCCTGACCTTCCAGTGGCTCAAGCGCCAGACGGAAGGCAGCCTCAGCGGCGTGGCAGCCATGGAAGCGCGCAACATCGCCAAGGCCAAGCTGTTCTATGACTATGTGGACCAGTCCTCGTTCTATGTGAACAAGGTGGCCGCGAACTGCCGCTCGCGCATGAACATTCCGTTCTTCCTTCATGATGAGTCGCGCAACGACGCCTTCCTGGCCGGCGCCAAGCAAGCCGGCCTGCTGCAGCTCAAGGGCCACAAGTCCGTGGGCGGCATGCGCGCCAGCATCTACAACGCCATGCCCATCGAAGGCGTGCAGGCGCTGGTCGACTACATGCGGGACTTCGAGCAACGTCAGGCCTGA
- the gyrA gene encoding DNA gyrase subunit A, whose product MTQFAKETLPISLEEEMRRSYLDYAMSVIVGRALPDARDGLKPVHRRVLYAMHELNNDWNRPYKKSARIVGDVIGKYHPHGDSAVYDTIVRMAQDFSLRHMLVDGQGNFGSVDGDSAAAMRYTEIRLSKIAHEMLGDIDKETVDFGPNYDGSESEPLVLPSRLPNLLVNGSSGIAVGMATNIPPHNLNEVVDGCLHLLQNPDASIDELMEIIPAPDFPTAGIIYGINGVKEGYRTGRGRVVMRAKCHFEDIDKGQRQSIIVDELPYQVNKKTLQERMAELVHEKKIEGISHIQDESDKSGMRLVIELKRGEVPEVVLNNLYKLTQLQDTFGMNMVALVNGQPKLCNLKDLIQVFLEHRREVVTRRTVFELRKARDRGHVLEGLAVALANIDDFIAIIRNAPTPPVAKAALMEKSWDSKLVREMLTRTRTDGGVVNADDYRPEGLEVEFGMQGNGLYRLSETQAQEILQMRLQRLTGLEQDKIVAEYKDIMSVIEDLLDILAKPERVSIIIGEELNAVKAEFGQSKKGERRSTVEYSAQDLSTEDLITPTDMVVTLSHTGYIKSQPLSEYRSQKRGGRGKQATATKEDDWIDQLFIANTHDYLLCFSNRGRMYWLKVWEVPSGSRGSRGRPIVNMFPLQDGEKINVVLPLTGENRSFPEDHYVFMATSMGTVKKTALTEFSNPRKAGIIAVGLDEGDYLIGAALTDGKHDVMLFSDGGKAVRFDENDVRPMGRNARGVRGMNIEEHQNVIAMLVAEADDGTGNVVAGSQSVLTATENGYGKRTAISEYTRHGRGTKGMIAIQQSERNGKVVAATLVAPEDEIMLITDTGVLVRTRVAEIRELGRATQGVTLINLDAGAKLIGLQRIVENDANDGAGEDGEAEDSGSAAAEGPAESGDAS is encoded by the coding sequence ATGACCCAGTTTGCTAAAGAAACTCTGCCCATCAGCCTTGAAGAGGAGATGCGTCGCAGTTATCTCGATTACGCCATGAGCGTGATCGTGGGCCGGGCGCTTCCTGATGCGCGTGACGGCCTCAAGCCCGTGCATCGCCGCGTTCTGTACGCCATGCACGAACTCAATAACGACTGGAACCGCCCCTACAAGAAGTCGGCGCGTATCGTCGGTGACGTGATCGGTAAGTACCACCCTCACGGCGACAGCGCGGTCTATGACACCATCGTGCGCATGGCGCAGGACTTCTCGCTGCGCCACATGCTGGTCGATGGTCAGGGCAACTTCGGCTCGGTGGACGGCGATAGTGCCGCCGCCATGCGTTACACCGAAATCCGCCTGTCCAAGATCGCTCATGAAATGCTGGGCGACATCGACAAGGAGACCGTGGACTTCGGCCCCAACTACGACGGCTCCGAGAGCGAGCCACTCGTGCTGCCCAGCCGCCTGCCCAACCTGCTGGTCAACGGCTCCTCGGGCATTGCCGTGGGCATGGCCACGAACATTCCGCCGCACAACCTCAACGAGGTGGTGGACGGCTGCCTGCATTTGCTGCAGAACCCCGATGCCTCGATTGACGAGCTGATGGAGATCATTCCCGCGCCGGACTTCCCCACGGCCGGCATCATCTACGGCATCAACGGCGTCAAGGAAGGCTATCGCACGGGGCGCGGGCGCGTAGTGATGCGTGCCAAGTGCCACTTCGAGGATATCGACAAGGGCCAGCGCCAGTCCATCATCGTTGACGAGCTGCCCTACCAGGTCAACAAGAAGACGCTGCAGGAGCGCATGGCCGAGCTGGTGCACGAAAAGAAGATCGAGGGCATCAGCCATATCCAGGACGAGTCGGACAAGTCCGGCATGCGCCTGGTGATCGAATTGAAGCGCGGCGAAGTGCCCGAGGTGGTCCTCAACAACCTCTACAAGCTGACCCAGCTGCAAGACACCTTCGGCATGAACATGGTGGCGCTGGTCAACGGCCAGCCCAAGCTCTGCAATCTGAAGGATCTGATCCAGGTCTTCCTGGAGCACCGCCGCGAAGTGGTGACCCGCCGCACCGTGTTTGAGCTGCGCAAGGCGCGCGACCGCGGCCATGTACTGGAAGGTCTCGCCGTCGCGCTGGCCAATATCGACGACTTCATCGCCATCATCCGCAACGCTCCCACACCTCCCGTGGCCAAGGCGGCGCTGATGGAAAAATCCTGGGACAGCAAGCTGGTGCGCGAGATGCTCACCCGCACGCGCACCGACGGCGGTGTGGTCAATGCCGACGACTACCGCCCCGAAGGCCTGGAAGTCGAATTCGGCATGCAGGGCAACGGCCTGTACCGCCTGTCCGAAACCCAGGCCCAGGAAATTCTGCAGATGCGTCTGCAGCGCCTGACCGGCCTGGAGCAAGACAAGATCGTGGCCGAGTACAAGGACATCATGTCGGTCATCGAAGACCTGCTGGACATCCTGGCCAAGCCCGAGCGCGTCTCCATCATCATTGGCGAAGAACTCAACGCCGTGAAGGCCGAGTTCGGTCAGTCCAAGAAGGGCGAGCGTCGTTCCACCGTCGAGTACAGCGCGCAAGACCTGTCCACCGAAGATCTGATCACGCCCACCGACATGGTGGTGACGCTCTCGCACACCGGCTACATCAAGAGCCAGCCCCTGTCCGAGTACCGCTCGCAAAAGCGCGGCGGCCGCGGCAAGCAGGCCACGGCCACCAAGGAAGACGACTGGATCGACCAGCTCTTCATCGCCAACACGCACGACTATCTGCTGTGCTTCTCCAACCGTGGCCGCATGTACTGGCTCAAGGTCTGGGAAGTGCCCTCGGGCTCGCGCGGCTCGCGTGGTCGCCCCATCGTCAACATGTTCCCGCTGCAGGACGGCGAGAAGATCAACGTGGTGCTGCCGCTGACCGGCGAAAACCGCAGCTTCCCCGAAGATCACTACGTCTTCATGGCCACCAGCATGGGCACCGTCAAGAAGACGGCGCTGACCGAGTTCAGCAACCCGCGCAAGGCCGGCATCATTGCAGTGGGCCTGGACGAAGGCGACTACCTGATCGGCGCCGCGCTGACCGACGGCAAGCATGATGTGATGCTGTTCAGCGACGGCGGCAAGGCAGTGCGCTTTGACGAGAACGATGTGCGCCCCATGGGCCGCAATGCGCGCGGCGTGCGCGGCATGAACATCGAGGAGCATCAGAACGTGATCGCCATGCTGGTCGCCGAGGCCGACGACGGCACGGGCAATGTGGTGGCGGGCTCGCAAAGCGTGCTGACCGCCACCGAAAACGGCTACGGCAAGCGCACGGCCATCAGCGAATATACGCGCCACGGCCGCGGCACCAAGGGCATGATTGCAATCCAGCAGTCCGAGCGCAACGGCAAGGTGGTGGCCGCCACCCTGGTGGCGCCCGAGGACGAGATCATGCTGATCACCGACACCGGCGTGCTGGTGCGTACCCGGGTGGCGGAAATCCGCGAGCTGGGCCGTGCCACGCAGGGCGTGACGCTGATCAATCTGGACGCCGGCGCCAAGCTCATCGGCCTGCAGCGCATCGTCGAAAATGATGCGAACGACGGTGCCGGCGAGGACGGCGAAGCCGAAGACTCCGGCAGCGCCGCTGCCGAAGGCCCAGCCGAGTCCGGCGACGCATCCTGA
- the ompA gene encoding outer membrane protein OmpA, translated as MKKLNKVAMLFASAALVTAAGAQVKAADGGKTIDNWQNGTSELVWKNGTNELCWRDANWTPATAAVDCDGALKAQVTAAPAPAVVPPAPVAPQPAVASKVTYSADAFFDFDKSVLKPAGKAKLDDLTGKIKDINLEVIIAVGHTDSIGSDAYNQKLSVRRAEAVKAYLVSKGIEKSRVYTEGKGKKQPVASNATAAGRAQNRRVEIEVVGTKAAQ; from the coding sequence ATGAAGAAACTGAACAAAGTGGCGATGTTGTTTGCCTCTGCTGCCCTCGTGACAGCCGCTGGCGCACAAGTGAAGGCTGCTGACGGTGGCAAGACTATCGACAACTGGCAAAACGGCACCAGCGAACTGGTGTGGAAGAACGGCACGAACGAATTGTGCTGGCGCGATGCCAACTGGACTCCTGCTACTGCCGCTGTTGATTGCGACGGTGCTCTGAAGGCCCAGGTCACTGCAGCTCCTGCTCCCGCCGTTGTGCCTCCCGCTCCTGTGGCTCCCCAGCCTGCAGTGGCATCCAAGGTTACCTACTCTGCTGACGCTTTCTTCGACTTCGACAAGTCTGTGCTGAAGCCCGCAGGCAAGGCCAAGCTGGATGACCTGACCGGCAAGATCAAGGACATCAACCTGGAAGTCATCATCGCCGTGGGTCACACCGACTCCATCGGTTCCGATGCTTACAACCAGAAGCTGTCGGTGCGTCGCGCTGAAGCTGTGAAGGCTTACCTGGTGTCCAAGGGCATCGAAAAGAGCCGCGTGTACACCGAAGGCAAGGGCAAGAAGCAACCCGTGGCAAGCAACGCCACTGCTGCTGGTCGCGCTCAAAACCGTCGCGTGGAAATCGAAGTTGTGGGCACCAAGGCTGCTCAGTAA
- the ubiG gene encoding bifunctional 2-polyprenyl-6-hydroxyphenol methylase/3-demethylubiquinol 3-O-methyltransferase UbiG: protein MSNTINADPAELEKFSSLAHRWWDPESEFKPLHQINPLRLDWINAQAPLANQRVLDVGCGGGILADSMARKGAKVVGIDLATKALRVAQLHALETGTPNIQYHEVSVEQLAQEQPASFDVVTCMEMLEHVPDPASIVRACAQLVKPGGWVFFSTINRNAKAFALAIVAAEYMLKMIPKGTHEYGKLLRPSELARFAREAGLDAQGTKGMEHNPISGRYWLSNDTSVNYMLATRRPQE, encoded by the coding sequence ATGAGCAACACTATCAATGCCGACCCGGCAGAACTGGAAAAATTCTCCAGCCTGGCCCATCGCTGGTGGGATCCCGAGAGTGAATTCAAGCCACTGCATCAGATCAACCCCCTGAGACTGGATTGGATCAACGCCCAGGCGCCCCTGGCGAACCAGCGTGTGCTGGATGTGGGTTGCGGCGGCGGCATTCTGGCAGACTCCATGGCGCGCAAAGGAGCCAAGGTGGTGGGTATCGACCTGGCAACCAAGGCTTTGCGCGTGGCGCAGTTGCATGCTCTGGAAACGGGCACGCCCAATATTCAGTACCATGAGGTCAGCGTCGAGCAGCTGGCGCAGGAGCAGCCGGCCAGCTTTGATGTGGTGACCTGCATGGAAATGCTGGAGCATGTGCCCGATCCCGCATCCATCGTGCGGGCCTGTGCTCAGTTGGTCAAACCTGGTGGCTGGGTGTTCTTTTCCACCATCAACCGCAATGCCAAGGCATTTGCGCTGGCGATCGTGGCTGCCGAATACATGCTCAAGATGATCCCCAAGGGCACGCATGAATACGGCAAGCTGCTGCGCCCCAGCGAGCTGGCTCGCTTTGCGCGCGAAGCAGGCCTGGATGCCCAGGGCACCAAGGGCATGGAGCACAACCCGATCTCGGGGCGCTACTGGCTGAGCAATGACACCTCGGTCAATTACATGCTGGCAACACGCCGCCCTCAGGAGTGA
- a CDS encoding HAD-IA family hydrolase: protein MWRHVRAVLFDLDGTLIDSAPDLGAAADKMRVDRGMPSLPLNAYRHMAGAGARGMLGIAFGMTPESAGFAEMREEFFRNYEQCMTERTYAFEGVPELIQALEAGSLLWGVVTNKSMRFTEPLTRQMPLFAQAAAVVSGDTTPHSKPHPEPLFEAARRMQIAPEHCIYVGDDERDIQAGAAAGMKTVAARYGYLGTTADTAHWGADAHINSPLELLNLLG from the coding sequence ATGTGGAGACATGTGAGAGCCGTTCTTTTTGATCTGGATGGCACCTTGATCGACAGCGCTCCCGATCTGGGGGCGGCAGCGGACAAGATGCGTGTGGATCGCGGCATGCCTTCGCTGCCGCTCAATGCCTACCGCCATATGGCCGGAGCCGGGGCACGCGGAATGCTGGGCATTGCGTTCGGCATGACGCCGGAGTCTGCAGGTTTTGCGGAAATGCGTGAGGAGTTCTTTCGCAATTACGAGCAATGCATGACCGAGCGCACCTATGCTTTTGAGGGTGTGCCGGAGCTGATCCAGGCCTTGGAGGCTGGCTCGTTGCTGTGGGGGGTGGTGACCAACAAGTCCATGCGCTTCACCGAGCCGCTGACGCGTCAGATGCCCTTGTTTGCTCAGGCTGCGGCCGTGGTGAGCGGGGACACAACGCCGCATTCCAAGCCTCACCCCGAGCCTCTGTTTGAAGCCGCGCGACGCATGCAGATCGCTCCCGAGCATTGCATCTATGTCGGCGATGATGAGCGCGATATTCAGGCGGGTGCCGCTGCGGGTATGAAAACCGTAGCAGCACGCTATGGTTACCTTGGAACGACAGCAGATACGGCTCATTGGGGTGCCGATGCGCATATCAATTCACCCCTTGAGCTGTTGAACTTGCTGGGATGA